A genomic window from Triticum urartu cultivar G1812 chromosome 7, Tu2.1, whole genome shotgun sequence includes:
- the LOC125524117 gene encoding cleavage stimulating factor 64-like, whose amino-acid sequence MDDITATSCRCSSVVFVGNIPYQASGEELLDACEEIGPVVSLRVATDKGTGRPRGFAFCEYLDDETARSACRNLHGHPLHGRALRVGIAAPEQQQGCRRVGGDDPSLPVGVEGATHAASQVSGTPSAAVTRYLAGLSRRQLREFLDAVAMEPAESVERAKREFRGLATLIEQAGILLDMAAASDAGAAGKRPGGLPESGRGAPPKVRKLDDGTSVAWTVAGVVACR is encoded by the coding sequence ATGGACGACATCACCGCCACGTCGTGCCGCTGCAGCAGCGTGGTGTTCGTGGGCAACATCCCGTACCAGGCGAGCGGGGAGGAGCTCCTGGACGCGTGCGAGGAGATCGGCCCCGTGGTTTCCCTCCGCGTGGCCACCGACAAGGGCACCGGCAGGCCCCGCGGCTTCGCCTTCTGCGAGTACCTCGACGACGAGACGGCCCGCAGCGCCTGCCGCAACCTGCACGGCCACCCGCTCCACGGTCGCGCGCTCCGCGTCGGCATCGCCGCACCGGAGCAGCAGCAAGGGTGCCGACGCGTCGGCGGCGACGACCCGAGCCTGCCCGTGGGCGTGGAGGGCGCCACGCACGCCGCGTCGCAGGTGTCCGGGACGCCCAGCGCCGCCGTGACGAGGTACCTGGCGGGGCTGAGCCGGCGCCAGCTGCGTGAGTTCCTCGACGCCGTGGCGATGGAGCCCGCGGAGTCCGTGGAGCGGGCGAAGCGGGAGTTCAGAGGGCTCGCGACGTTAATCGAGCAGGCGGGGATACTGCTCGACATGGCGGCCGCAAGCGACGCCGGTGCGGCTGGTAAGCGCCCTGGCGGTCTGCCGGAGTCGGGGCGGGGTGCACCGCCGAAGGTGAGAAAGTTGGACGATGGCACGTCAGTTGCTTGGACCGTTGCAGGCGTTGTTGCATGCCGCTGA